In the genome of Streptomyces sp. Q6, the window TTAGCATCACTGGTGTTACATCAGTTGTGTCACAGACTAGGGACGTGACGGATGGCAGTGGCAGGCACCGAAACCCGCGACCGGCAGGGCGGCCCGCTCACCGGGGTGCGCGTCGTCGAGCTCGCCGGCATCGGCCCCGGACCGTTCGCCGCGATGCTCCTCGCCGACCTGGGCGCCGACGTCGTACGCGTCGACCGGCCCGGCGGCTCCGGCCTCGCGATCGACCCCGCGTACGACATCACCAACCGCAACAAGCGCTCCGTCCTCGTCGACCTGAAGGCCGAGGGCGGCTCCGAGCAGGTGCTCCAACTCGTCGAGCGCGCCGACGTGCTGATCGAGGGCTACCGCCCCGGCGTCGCCGAGCGCCTCGGCGTCGGACCCGAGGAGTGCCGCGCCCGCAACCCGAAACTGGTCTACGGCCGGATGACCGGCTGGGGCCAGGAGGGCCCCCTCGCGCAGCGCGCCGGGCACGACATCGCCTACATCGCGCTCACCGGCACCCTCGGCATGATCGGCAAGCCCGGCGAACCCCCGACCGTCCCCGCCAACCTCGTCGGGGACTACGCGGGCGGCTCGCTGTACCTGGTCGTCGGCATCCTCGCCGCCCTCCACCACGCGCGCGACACCGGGGCGGGCCAGGTCGTCGACGCCGCCATCGTCGACGGCGCGTC includes:
- a CDS encoding CaiB/BaiF CoA-transferase family protein is translated as MAVAGTETRDRQGGPLTGVRVVELAGIGPGPFAAMLLADLGADVVRVDRPGGSGLAIDPAYDITNRNKRSVLVDLKAEGGSEQVLQLVERADVLIEGYRPGVAERLGVGPEECRARNPKLVYGRMTGWGQEGPLAQRAGHDIAYIALTGTLGMIGKPGEPPTVPANLVGDYAGGSLYLVVGILAALHHARDTGAGQVVDAAIVDGASHLAAMIHGMLAAGGWQDRRGANLLDGGCPFYGTYETADGRYMAVGALEQQFYDEFIALMGLADIAPARKDLTRWDELRDAVAARFKDRTRDEWTAVFEGSDACVAPVLSLREAPAHPHLAARGTFVEHGGITQPAPAPRFSATPATVRSGPARPGADTADVARDWGVPALHEPTKKGS